The DNA sequence GATCGAAACCGATATCACGGTAGAATTCGCGGTAGCGCGCGTCGCCGGGGTAGCCTTCTTCAGCCGACCACACGCTCTTTGACGATTCGATATCGCGGCCGAAGGCGGCCACCGGGTGCTGACGCGAACAGAACACCGGCGCATACACGCCGAATTTCGGACGTTTGTCCGCGTACAGAACGCCGTGCGAATCGACGAAGAAGTATTTTATCCCGTTCTCATGGAGATGCTTCTCGAGGCCGGGAAAGAACCCGCACTCGGCGAGCCATATACCCTGCGGCTTCTGCCCGAGATGTTTCTCATGCGTGGCGACCGCCGCCTTGAGCTGCGCATCGATGGCCTTGGGATGATCCATCATGAGCGGGAAGAACCCGTGCGTGCCGCCGCAGGTGATCACATCGAGCACGCCGCGTTCGAGGAATTCGCGGAAACCGTTGTTGAGATTGCAGTGATAGCGGTTGACGAAGATGTCGCGTGCGCGCCGGAATTTATTCAGGTACATCTCGGCGGTACGCTTGAAATGCCATTCATGTTTGGTGCGGTCGCATTCCATTTCGGCGAGGCGTATGAGCTTTTCGATATGACGCACATAGCGGTACTGCAGAAGCTCATTGGCGAGCATGTTCATGAGCGGCGGCGTGAGCGACATGGTTATCTGGAATTTCACGCCGTCATCGACGAGGGAGCGGTAGATATCGAGGAGCGGTATATAGGTCTCGGTTATCGCTTCGAAGAGCCAGTCCTCTTCGAGGAATTCCTCGTGCTCGGGGTGACGTACGTATGGGAGGTGGGCGTGCAGTACCAGCGCAAGATAACCTTTGGCCATTGTGGCCTCCCGGAGAATGATAGATGATTATACACTCGCGGTGGGGGTATTGCAAGGCAACGCATATGCTATAATCTATCGAACCTGCGGAGGTTCATTATGAGAACGATATTGACAGTGCTTGCCGCGGCGCTTTCGCTCTGTGCCGTTGATGATCCGGTGCGCCGGGAGATCATCGTCGATGGTGTTACGCGCGAAGCGCTCGTGTACACGCCGGTGAACGCCGGAACGAGCGATCGTCCGCTCGTGTTCGTTTTCCACGGCCATGGCGGCACCATGCAGCATGCGGCGAATTCATTCGACTATCACCGGCTCTGGCCGGAAGCAATAGTCGTGTACCCGCAGGGGCTTAACACGCCGGGGAAATTGACCGACCCCCAAGGGAAGAAAAGCGGCTGGCAAAGCGGCATCGGTGCGATGGGCGATCGCGACCTGAAATTCTTCGACGCCATGTATGCGCTCCTGAAAGAGAAATACCGCATCGATAAAAAACGCGTCTATGCCACCGGCCACTCGAACGGCGGCGGTTTCACCTATCTCCTTTGGGCGACCCGCGGTGATATTCTCGCCGCTGTCGCACCCATGGCGGCGCTGCTCGGAAGTGAGGACGAGCGGCGGCTCCTTACGCCCAAGCCCGCGTTCCACTGCGCGGGAAAAAAGGATCCGCTCGTGAAGTATGCATGGCAGGAAATGATGATGCAATTCGTGAGGGACCTGAACGGCTGCACGGAGGGGAAACCCGGCGCAAACGACCTTATCACGATATATCCGTCCGCGGGCGATACGCCGTTCATCACGTATATACATAACGGCGGCCACGAGATGCCCAAGGATGCGATACCGTTCATCGTGCAGTTCTTCAAGGACAATGCGAAGCGGTAGTCAGGGCGCGATACTCCCTCTTACGCCGCGACTTTTCTCCGGCAGTTCGCCCGGAAATATTCGATGTACTTATCGCACATATCGTCGCTTATGTTCGCCGGTATGTGATTCCCGACGGCGACGATGAGCCCTTTGCATTCCTCGGCGAGCGCGAACGTCTTGTCCATATCCGCACGCACCTTGTCCCATTTGCCGAACGTCATATCGCGGCAGTCTACCGCGCTCCCCACGAGGCAGTGCGTGTTCCCGAAATTCTTCACCATGTATTCGAAGTCGTTCACCGGTTCGAAGATAAGGCCGTCCGCCCCCGCGGCTGCGATGTCATGCGCGAACATGTGGAAATCCCCGTCCGAGCAGAAGAGCACCTTTTTCCCTGCGGCATGGAGCGGTTCCCAGAGTTTCTTATAGTAGGGGATTATCACGCGGCGGTAGAACGCGGGGTCGATGAACGGGCCGGCCGTCCATACGAAGTCGTCATGCTGGATAACCACTTCGATGTCCGTACGCGCCCACGCATCCATGTGATGCTTGGTAAAGCGGAAGAAGCCGTCGAGCACCTTTTCGAATTTATCCTCTTCCGAAGCGGCGAGAAGAAGGGCATCCCATCCGAACGACTGTATCGCGCCGGAGATTATCGTCTTATAATAGCCGCCGGTATGCAGCTGCTCGGGGAATTTTTCGCGCCGTTCGTCGGCTAGTTTCTGATACGCGGCCACCTGTGCGTTGAAGTCGGGAAGACCGTATTCCTTCACCGGGTCGAACGCCCAGACGTCCTCGGGGTTCACGAACGGGCTCTGCTGAAGATCATGCTGATCGCTCCCGTCCGCGGCATACGATGCATGGCCCATATCGGTCGCCCGTCCGCGGGAAAGCCAGTTGCCATGAAGGCCGTCGTTCGTACCCCAGAGGAGATCGATGTTCCAATTGGAGTAAAAGCGCGGCACCCGGTCGCCGTCATTCTCCGATCTGCCCGATACGCGCGTAACATACTCCTTGTGATACTCCATGCTGTATTCGGTATGCGCGAGGCGGTCTACCGGTTTCAGGTGTATGGTATCAAGCGCCAGTGAACGGCTCATTGTCGGCTCCTTGCATGAAGATGTGAGTAAGGTACCCATAGCCCCTGTCGTATGCCATGGACTATACGGATGATTCCATGTCTTTTTTTTCACCGACTTTTCCGGCCGTTTCGGGTATATCATGTTCGGCAGAGAACCTTGGTTGACAAACCGCTTCCGGATAGTGTACACTGAACGCATGGGAAAACGGCACGTTGATATCCTTATCAATGAAGGGGAGATCCGGGAGCTCCTGTACATCATCCTGAGGCTTTTCGGTCTGCGCGCCGGGTATTTCTGCCAGACCGCCGACGGCTCCTGGAAAGCGGTCATGAACAAGTCCGATTTCTACTGCGAATACTGCATGATCGCGCGCCGGCGTTTCGCGGAACGCTGCGAACGGTCGAACAATGATTTTCTCATCAAGGCGAAGGAACAGATGTCGCCCCTGTGGTACCAGTGCTATAACGGGCTCCATGAGATGTATCTCCCGCTCACCATCGACGGGCACGATGCGGGTTTTCTCCACCTGGGGCAGGTCCGTACCGACAAGGATTTCGATGCCGTCGCCCGTGAGTGCGGCCTCAACGAACACCCCGATATCGATGCTCTTCGGGCAAGCTATCAGGCCATGCCGGTCATGGAACGGAGCAAATTGGAGATGATAGCGAAGCTTGTCACGGTGTTCGCGGAGAACATCGTGCGCAACCGCCTCGTCGATCTTACCAATGCCGACCCGGCGTATTTCCTTGAACGGTATATCGATATGTACGCCTGTTCGGGCGCATCCATACGCGGCGCCGCGCGCTTCATCGGGAAGAGCACATCGTATGTCACGCATATGTTCCGCACGCTTCACCGCATGCCGTTCCGCGATTATCTTACGCGCGTACGCATCGACCGCGCCAGGGAATACCTCCTCTCGAACTCCATCGAGGAAGCGGCATTACGCGCCGGTTTCAAGAACCGCTATCATTTCACACGCGTGTTCACGAAGACCACCGGCAGCTCTCCGGCGGCGTATCAGAAGCGCGAGCGTTCGCGGGAAACGGATAAAAAGAAACCCCCGGCAGTACGGTAGGAACGCATGGAACGGGCGCTTCTCTCGCTGCTCATATCGTGTGCCTGCATGTTCCCTTCGACGTTCGATATCGTCGCAACGAATTCCCTGTCGTATTATACGGCCGTCAGCCGGAATACATGTCGAGATCATCTGGCCTTTATTACGAACTATTACAGCGACAGGGATAATATGAAGCGGCTGCACAGGAAACTGTGGGAGAAGTACCCGAGCAAGGGCGCCGTGTTCGATAATTTGTTCATACACAATTACTATTTTTTCACTATCGTCACGAATGACAAGCGGTATATCACCCATATCGTCCTGGGGAACAACAGGTTCAGCTGGGGCTCGGAAGGGATACAGATAGTGCTTGACACGCTTGGTTCGCTCTTCAGCGCGCATACCGTGCTGGCATTATATAACGAGAAGTATCAGCTGCTGGACGTACTGTACGATGTATCGAAATTCGCCAAACTGAAAATAGAATATCGTGATCTCAACGAGGACGGCCGGCTGGAATTCTGGTATACAAAGAACGAATCGATATATTCCGGCGGTCATGTCCTGTATCTGTTCGACCTCTACCGGATCGACAACGACAGGTTCAGGAAATTGTATGGATACAAACTCGACCATATCTGCAAGGCAGAGGAAATATACCGGAAGGTGACCGCAAGCAGATATGAGAACGCGTTCGTTTTCCAAGGGTATGAGTCGAATGCGGTCAATAGGCGC is a window from the Spirochaetota bacterium genome containing:
- a CDS encoding PocR ligand-binding domain-containing protein, yielding MGKRHVDILINEGEIRELLYIILRLFGLRAGYFCQTADGSWKAVMNKSDFYCEYCMIARRRFAERCERSNNDFLIKAKEQMSPLWYQCYNGLHEMYLPLTIDGHDAGFLHLGQVRTDKDFDAVARECGLNEHPDIDALRASYQAMPVMERSKLEMIAKLVTVFAENIVRNRLVDLTNADPAYFLERYIDMYACSGASIRGAARFIGKSTSYVTHMFRTLHRMPFRDYLTRVRIDRAREYLLSNSIEEAALRAGFKNRYHFTRVFTKTTGSSPAAYQKRERSRETDKKKPPAVR
- a CDS encoding esterase, which codes for MRTILTVLAAALSLCAVDDPVRREIIVDGVTREALVYTPVNAGTSDRPLVFVFHGHGGTMQHAANSFDYHRLWPEAIVVYPQGLNTPGKLTDPQGKKSGWQSGIGAMGDRDLKFFDAMYALLKEKYRIDKKRVYATGHSNGGGFTYLLWATRGDILAAVAPMAALLGSEDERRLLTPKPAFHCAGKKDPLVKYAWQEMMMQFVRDLNGCTEGKPGANDLITIYPSAGDTPFITYIHNGGHEMPKDAIPFIVQFFKDNAKR
- a CDS encoding uroporphyrinogen decarboxylase family protein, with the protein product MSRSLALDTIHLKPVDRLAHTEYSMEYHKEYVTRVSGRSENDGDRVPRFYSNWNIDLLWGTNDGLHGNWLSRGRATDMGHASYAADGSDQHDLQQSPFVNPEDVWAFDPVKEYGLPDFNAQVAAYQKLADERREKFPEQLHTGGYYKTIISGAIQSFGWDALLLAASEEDKFEKVLDGFFRFTKHHMDAWARTDIEVVIQHDDFVWTAGPFIDPAFYRRVIIPYYKKLWEPLHAAGKKVLFCSDGDFHMFAHDIAAAGADGLIFEPVNDFEYMVKNFGNTHCLVGSAVDCRDMTFGKWDKVRADMDKTFALAEECKGLIVAVGNHIPANISDDMCDKYIEYFRANCRRKVAA
- a CDS encoding 1,4-alpha-glucan branching protein domain-containing protein; its protein translation is MAKGYLALVLHAHLPYVRHPEHEEFLEEDWLFEAITETYIPLLDIYRSLVDDGVKFQITMSLTPPLMNMLANELLQYRYVRHIEKLIRLAEMECDRTKHEWHFKRTAEMYLNKFRRARDIFVNRYHCNLNNGFREFLERGVLDVITCGGTHGFFPLMMDHPKAIDAQLKAAVATHEKHLGQKPQGIWLAECGFFPGLEKHLHENGIKYFFVDSHGVLYADKRPKFGVYAPVFCSRQHPVAAFGRDIESSKSVWSAEEGYPGDARYREFYRDIGFDLPLDYIGPFIHDGGLRTNTGIKYHKITGRNVDKQPYDHEEAMSVAAEHAGNFMFNREKQVEHLAEFFDRPPMIVSPYDAELFGHWWYEGPDFINFLIRKTAFDQNTVEMITPREYLKRHPVNQVTMPSFSSWGHKGYSEVWLEGSNDWIYRHLHKAAERMTELADTYYSESGVYEEALDQAARELLLAQSSDWAFIMKMGTTVEYAVRRTKLHLNRFTDLYYAIKNRDLNTEWLKQVQHRDDIFSEIDFRIYANRR